A genome region from Bombilactobacillus bombi includes the following:
- a CDS encoding M20/M25/M40 family metallo-hydrolase, giving the protein MNRAAIEQYAIDNLKNVTDYLRIASISAQNKGIQATSTWIMEQFRQLKAQRVEQWTDQGGNPVIFAELAGNSDKTVLFYNHYDVQPPEPLEEWHTQPFEPVAIDGKLIARGVCDDKGELMSRLTLIKYFQEHGGLPVNLKFYIEGEEEIGSPHVADYVAAHAADLQADACIWEGGGKDEDENFEIVCGAKGAVSFNLHVQTADVDLHSSLASYADNAAWRLVQALASLRTSDNKVAVAGFYDDIQPLTAAEQQATQAMDFNVEKVQANYGLKRPLITTDPKTELINGSTMTINGLEAGYNGEGVKTIIPKQAQAKLDCRLAPNQDPHKIVELIQQQLIKNGFEDVKVEYLLGEQAGRTDLEDSFIQLNHTVAQQVYGKQHVKLIPNMAGAGPIKPFLDYVKAPIALVGIHYAGSHPHSPNENIRLADYQAGTYYLAELLAAYGQN; this is encoded by the coding sequence ATGAATCGAGCAGCTATCGAACAATATGCTATTGATAATTTAAAGAATGTAACAGACTATTTACGGATTGCGAGCATTTCTGCGCAAAATAAGGGAATTCAGGCAACGAGTACTTGGATTATGGAGCAATTTCGCCAATTAAAGGCACAAAGAGTTGAACAATGGACTGATCAAGGTGGTAATCCAGTTATTTTTGCTGAATTAGCTGGAAACAGTGATAAAACAGTTTTATTTTATAATCATTATGATGTTCAGCCACCCGAACCTTTAGAAGAATGGCACACTCAACCCTTTGAACCAGTTGCAATTGATGGTAAATTAATTGCTCGAGGAGTTTGTGATGATAAGGGTGAATTAATGAGTCGTTTAACTTTGATTAAATACTTTCAAGAACATGGTGGTTTGCCTGTTAATTTAAAGTTTTATATTGAAGGTGAAGAAGAAATTGGCAGCCCGCATGTCGCTGATTATGTGGCTGCTCATGCTGCTGATTTACAAGCTGACGCTTGTATTTGGGAAGGCGGCGGTAAAGATGAAGATGAGAACTTTGAAATCGTTTGTGGAGCTAAAGGTGCCGTAAGTTTTAATTTGCATGTGCAGACAGCTGATGTAGATTTACATTCTTCTTTGGCTAGTTATGCCGATAATGCAGCTTGGCGACTCGTACAAGCCTTGGCTTCCTTGCGAACAAGTGACAATAAAGTTGCTGTTGCGGGCTTTTATGATGATATTCAACCATTGACTGCAGCTGAGCAACAAGCAACTCAAGCCATGGATTTTAACGTTGAAAAGGTGCAAGCCAATTATGGCTTAAAGCGGCCCTTGATTACCACCGATCCCAAAACAGAACTGATTAATGGTTCAACTATGACGATTAATGGATTAGAAGCCGGTTATAATGGCGAAGGTGTAAAGACAATTATTCCTAAGCAAGCACAGGCCAAATTAGACTGTCGACTGGCGCCCAACCAGGATCCCCACAAAATTGTTGAGTTAATTCAGCAGCAATTAATCAAAAATGGTTTTGAAGATGTAAAAGTTGAGTACTTGTTAGGTGAACAAGCAGGACGAACTGATTTAGAAGATTCTTTTATTCAATTAAATCATACCGTTGCACAACAAGTTTACGGCAAACAACATGTCAAATTAATTCCGAATATGGCTGGTGCAGGTCCAATCAAACCATTTTTGGATTACGTCAAAGCTCCAATTGCATTAGTAGGAATTCATTATGCGGGAAGTCACCCTCATTCACCAAATGAAAATATTCGGTTAGCCGATTATCAAGCAGGCACTTATTATTTGGCTGAATTATTAGCGGCTTATGGTCAAAATTAA
- a CDS encoding phosphoenolpyruvate carboxykinase (ATP) translates to MSQSSNIETPAFYLNSQRKVAVINYSQQYVSDIFSLLNTPELVKIVQLFLKQRRHVQPQNSFEDLDAADYLATIKAVILDDPTAFDQFNRVEILQSVESLYSFYRSFLRIAVLNLHQSDVMANNFINIDNQFNDLVIRLYRLIEEKLQGHPNQTYRQVSAGSSACILTQSHNWPIPPEYQALQPIRFINTLMLRPPMMMTTPSNKRQGTFSAVSTNPIAKFSGQQDEWYCFPAKIGESLAYIYFHRDYFVSGIALANLFEVASASDVEGHKPDLILLFGLSETENGTCHYYHDTKNNIWVGEVPYNDQTTYFGYMKKMCLTLHNLHMIYDGKLPIHGSMVQINFANGKQRNVVFFGDSGAGKSESIEALQEIADDQIINMETIFDDMGTFTVDNSNVYAQGTEIGAFVRLDDLSSSVAFNNMDRGIYLNPDQKNARVIIPADSYHRIVAHHPIDMWVYANNYDDKVGIHRFDNQEAAKQTFIAGKRKALGTTDEVGMSSTFFANPFGPVQEEARTRPIIDQVFTNLFNQNVYVGEIYTHLGNDKSKDSLQQSAQELLQILMNS, encoded by the coding sequence ATGTCTCAATCATCAAATATTGAAACCCCCGCCTTTTATTTGAATTCACAACGGAAGGTTGCTGTTATTAATTATAGTCAACAATATGTTTCTGATATTTTTTCCCTTTTAAATACACCAGAATTGGTCAAAATTGTGCAACTATTTTTAAAACAGCGACGTCATGTTCAACCGCAAAATTCATTTGAAGATTTAGATGCTGCTGACTATTTAGCAACTATTAAGGCTGTCATCTTAGATGATCCTACAGCCTTCGATCAATTTAATCGAGTTGAAATTTTACAAAGTGTTGAATCTCTGTATTCATTTTATCGCTCTTTCTTGCGAATTGCTGTTCTAAATTTGCATCAATCTGATGTCATGGCCAATAATTTTATAAATATCGATAATCAATTTAATGACTTGGTTATCAGACTTTACAGATTAATAGAAGAAAAATTGCAAGGTCACCCTAACCAAACTTATCGGCAGGTTAGTGCTGGTTCTTCAGCTTGTATTCTGACGCAATCTCATAATTGGCCTATTCCCCCAGAATATCAGGCCTTACAGCCGATTCGTTTTATTAATACTTTAATGTTAAGACCACCTATGATGATGACTACTCCAAGTAATAAACGTCAAGGAACTTTTAGTGCTGTTTCAACGAACCCGATTGCCAAATTTAGTGGTCAACAAGATGAATGGTATTGTTTTCCAGCTAAAATTGGCGAAAGTTTGGCTTATATCTATTTCCATCGTGATTATTTTGTTAGTGGAATTGCCCTGGCTAATTTATTTGAAGTTGCTTCAGCTAGCGATGTTGAAGGTCACAAGCCCGATTTAATCTTATTATTTGGACTGTCTGAAACTGAAAATGGAACTTGTCATTATTATCACGATACCAAAAATAATATTTGGGTAGGAGAAGTTCCTTACAACGACCAAACTACTTATTTTGGCTATATGAAAAAGATGTGTCTTACCTTGCATAATTTGCATATGATTTATGATGGTAAATTGCCTATTCATGGCTCTATGGTCCAAATTAACTTTGCGAATGGTAAACAACGTAACGTGGTCTTTTTTGGTGATTCAGGTGCTGGTAAATCTGAATCTATCGAAGCCTTACAAGAAATAGCTGATGATCAAATTATCAATATGGAAACTATTTTTGATGATATGGGGACCTTTACAGTTGATAATTCTAACGTTTATGCTCAAGGTACTGAAATTGGTGCTTTTGTACGTTTAGACGATTTAAGTTCTTCGGTAGCTTTTAATAATATGGATCGTGGCATTTATCTTAATCCTGATCAAAAAAATGCTCGCGTCATTATTCCAGCAGATTCCTATCATCGAATAGTGGCTCATCATCCAATCGATATGTGGGTTTACGCTAATAATTATGATGATAAAGTCGGTATTCATCGCTTTGATAACCAAGAAGCTGCTAAACAAACCTTTATTGCTGGCAAACGTAAGGCTTTAGGCACAACTGATGAAGTTGGTATGAGCTCGACCTTTTTTGCTAATCCATTTGGGCCAGTACAAGAAGAAGCTCGTACCCGGCCGATTATTGATCAAGTATTTACTAATTTATTCAACCAAAATGTCTACGTTGGTGAAATTTACACACACTTAGGCAATGACAAATCTAAAGATAGTCTCCAGCAATCTGCTCAAGAGTTACTACAAATTTTAATGAATTCATAA